The genomic stretch CCAGTATTCTCTGCCAAGAGAGCTTGCAGCGGTTGGCCCAATGAATGTTGGTCAAGCTCTACCACGTAAGGTGCTGGGACAATTGAGTATTTGTCTAAGAGGATAGACTTGGCCCGGGCGCTATGGGGGCAATAGGACTTGGAAAAGATAATAACTGCGCAGCGGGCACAAATCTCAGCAACCGAGCGACACGTATACCGGGAAATGGTAAGAATTGCAACTACTTACTCGGCGATCGTTTTAATATACTATTGAGCTCTGTCTTCGCTTCCACACGCTCATCGGTACCCGATCCCTGCACTTGCCTTTCTGGATTGTTGCGGTCTTTAGGGACGGTCATTTTTGTCCGCCCGGCAATCGATATCTCCTCCGTCTCTTCATCACCGTTTCTTGGGATCGCTGGCGCCATCTGGTCGTCTGCGGGCTTTGCTGCGTCTCCATAAGTAGGGTTTTCGCTTAACCGTTGCTCGTCCGGAGAGCTGCCTGCAGCTACCCCAGGTTCCTTCGTCTGCGTGTGTGCTTCTATCGCGGCGACAGTCGACCGGTAGAACTTTTGGTTCTGTACCCCCCGTGCATCGCTCTAAACAATGGGTGTGCGCTTCGTTAGTCACGATGATGAGCTAGGAATCGGGGCACTATGTTACCGAATAGTAAATGACCATGATAACTAGCGCTAGAGCAGCAATAGCCAAAAGCTTGATGCGCCGTTGAGGTAGCATCTCGAGTAAATGGAGCCGATTAGAAGTGTGGAAGGAATTGCGGCGGTGGTCGTTCGATTGAGATAGCTTTCTCTGATGCTCTAGAACTTAAGCTTTGAGGTTTTCAAGGCCTATCGGCTTCTGAATGCATTGAAGTCGGGATTCTTTCAACAATTTAGCTGCGTCGACAGCTCATAGGCGCAGCTCCGACACCAAGGGCAAGTAAACATCTGGGGAGTCAGCAACGACACCTGATGTTAGAAGATGCACAGAGAAATTAGTGATGATAATAATGCAATGCCCCTTCGGGTGTTGAATGTCTCCTCTAAATGAATATTTGATTTAGAAGATGACAATGACAGTCTGTACAGTGCGGCTTAAGCGTCACCGAAGAAAGCGCGCACGTGGGGGCGGATGCatttgtacggagtatctaGTAATTAAATTTTGAGAAATCAGGAGCCGCGCGCCTAGATCTTACGTCACAGAATGATACTAACCTAATACTAGCAATTAGGCCCTAGAGGTAGAATATTAGTATATAAATAACACCTTATATTTCTGCCATGATAAGTGACCTTCGATTATAGATTAGACTTGACAGTTATATACAGCATGATCGGGTATTAGGCTAAGGgaacaaaacaacaattgAAAGCACCAATGGTATCATATCGGACACGGGGGCGTGTCAAAGTGAAGGCGATTCTATAGGCATGTGAATGCGAGTTTTCACAATCGTATAGTAGGCGAAGTGCATCTTGTCAAGGAGCGCGTGAAAGCCAAAGACTGCAAAACCAGCAGCAGTACCACATAAGATGACAGCATAAGCTTAGGGCAGGCCCTGGTCCTGGCCAGAGCCCTCGAAATGCCTATCTGACGCATTTTCGATTGCCaaaatttcttcttcttctttttagtTTCGGATCTTCCCTATCCCTTGTTCTCCGGATTCCTCCGAATCTTCCATGACTTCGACGCAGCAATTTCAGATCTTGTCAACCAAATTAGGCTTGAACAGCGATGCCTGATCTTGTTCCTATAGTTGCTCGACGCTTACCCTGGACTACCGTCAT from Aspergillus oryzae RIB40 DNA, chromosome 1 encodes the following:
- a CDS encoding glutaredoxin (glutaredoxin and related proteins), with the translated sequence MAPAIPRNGDEETEEISIAGRTKMTVPKDRNNPERQVQGSGTDERVEAKTELNSILKRSPIIIFSKSYCPHSARAKSILLDKYSIVPAPYVVELDQHSLGQPLQALLAENTGRRTVPNILVSGRSIGGGDDVVALDEKDELASTFKKLGGQWVHEVSRNEAGH